In the genome of Limisphaerales bacterium, the window CATATTGATTTAATTCCTTCGTAAGAAAAAACCGACGAGGAAGATAAATACGGCGCCGCTGATGATGAGCTTGATGAGGCGGGACGTGGTTGCCACGGCGGAGGGTGAATTGGGCTGCCTGGGGCGTTGATATTTTTCCAGTTCGGCAATGAAGGTGCCGTGTTTGATCTTGGTCTTGATGCGGAGAGGTATTCGATGGGCGTCGTCGCTGAGCCAGATTTGCAGCTTGGCGTTAGGATTCTTCTTAAAGATGCCACGAAAATTGCCGAGATCCGGCTCCACGAGAATGGTGTGGTAGGCTTGGCCGCCGATCTTAATCGCTTGTTTGCCGACCACGTTGACCGTGACCGGAAAGGTGGCCTTACCATCGCTCACGGCACTGGAGAATTTGCTGGCAGCGGCGAGATTCATTTCGCGAAATTTGAAAATGATGCTGAGCGGATCAAGTGTTTCCATTTCGGTGACTACTTGGCCGTCAGGATGTCCATCGAGCGTGCGTTTGCAGACGCGGTTTTTTTCATCAAAGGCAAGGTCCACCTTGCGCGAGGAAAGATCGGACTGGACGGTGTGATATTCGCGGGAATGGGTGAAGCTGGCATTAACGATGGAAGTGGCATCATAGTGTATCAACCCGCCGATTGCGCCGCCCTTGAGGGTGAATTCCCACAGCGCCATCCCATTGCGATCCAGCTTCCGGACAGCAAAGGTGACTTTGCCGGCTGGTAGCACGAGGAATCCGTTCTCAAGGCGAATCTTATAGGCACTCATCTCTCCATCGGTGAAATGTTCCGGCTGATAAATGCCTTGTGGGGCGGCAACAGCCTTGGCTTCTGCGCGCGAGATGGCGGGTTGACGATAAGTGCTTTCCGTGATGCTCAGCCACGCGAGCAGCAGCCACAGGCAGCCGGCGCTGCTAAACACGATGATGCCGATGAGGGCGCCGCGTTTCATCGGTTAGGCGTTGCCGTTCCTGCGGTGCGGCGGGATTGCAAACGCTGCGCGATGCGGAGGGCGAGCTCGAGGCTTTGGGCGTAATTGAGGCGGGGATCGCAGTAGGTTTCATAACTGCGCGAGAGATCGGCCTCGGAAAGTTCCTGCGGGCCGCCGGTGCATTCGGTGACATCTTCGCCGGTGAGCTCAAAATGTACGCCGGCGAGTTGGCCGCCATCGGCGGCGTGGAGTTCGAAGGCGGCCTCGAGTTCTGCAAGAATGCAATCGTAGTCGCGGGTTTTCAATCCGCTCTCAGTGGTGGTGGTGTTGCCGTGCATGGGGTCGCACGACCACGCGACTTTTTGGCCGGCCTCGCGCACGGCGGCGATGAGTGGCGGCAACGCTTCGCGCACATCGGCCGCGCCGATGCGCGAGATGAGCGTGATGCGGCCGGGGCGATTGGCGGGTTCCACGGCGTTGATGATTTCGACCAATTCGTTCGGCTGCATTTGTTTGCCGACTTTGATGCCGATTGGGTTCTCGATGCCGCGAAAGTATTCGAGATGCGCGTCGCCAAGGTTGCGCGTGCGATCGCCGATCCAGAGAAAATGCGCGCCGAGGTTGTAGTGGCGGTCGCCGACTTTTTCGGTAAGCGCTTCCTCGTAATCGAGCAGCAACCCTTCGTGCGACGAAAATAATTCAACCGTTCGTAGCGCGCCGGTGCCGCGCACGCCGGTGGATTCCAGAAAATCAATGGCATCGCGAATGCGCTCAACCATATCTTCGTACTCGGCGCGATGCGATTGGCTGCGCACAAAGCCGAGGTCCCAATGTTGCGGATGATGCAAATCGGCAAAGCCGCCATCGACCAGCGCGCGCGCGTAATTCAGCGTGGCGGCGGAGAGATGGTACGCCTTCACAAGCCGTTTCGGATCCGGCCGGCGCGCGGCGAGGTCGGGCGTGATGGCGTTTACGTTGTCGCCGCGGTAGCTTGGCATTTCGATTCCGTCAACTGTTTCCGTGTCGCTGCTGCGCGGCTTGGCAAACTGGCCTGCCATCCGGCCCACACGGATGATTGGAATGCGTGCGCCCCATGTGAGGACGAGGGACATTTGCAACAGGATTTTCAGCTTCGCCTCGATGGCGCTCTTTGTGCAGTCGGCAAAACGCTCGGCGCAATCGCCGCCTTGGAGCAGAAACGCCTTACCGCGGGCGGCCTCGGCGAGGTGGGCGCGAAGGGCATCGACTTCGCCGTGGTTCACCAAAGGCGGCAGAGCGCGTACTTCGTCCAGTGCAGCTTGCAATGCGCCGGCATTGGGCCAGGGCGGCTGTTGCTGAATGGGCTGGGCGCGCCACGAGGCGGGGGTCCAGTGGGTGGCGGTGTGATTCACGGCGTAGGCTATACCGCGTGGGCGGGTGTGGGGCGAGATTAATTGGTGTTGTCGCTCGGCTCGGTGGCCCGGTCGACATTACGGGCTCGGCTCGGGCACCGGGCCTTGTACGGGGGGGAGGTTGACTTTGGGATCCTGCACGAACACCCAGCCGTGATCAGATACCTTGGCGAGGACAAGGGTGAGCGTGATGTTCAGTGGTGTGGCGCCTTTGGCAAACCAAACGGTCACCGGCCCGCCGTGCATCTCGATGCCCTGATATTGATCGGTGAGTGTTGAGGTATCCACGCGCGATACCGTGAGCTGCGCGGGATCCAGTCCGGCGTTCTTGAATTGCAGCACCACATCGAGAAAGCCGCGTTGCAGGAATTTTTCGCGCATTTCGGGCAGCTCGATGGTCAGTCGTTTGAGGCTGTTGGTGAAGGCAAGATCCATTTGGCGGCGTTGAGCCATGAGGTTGAAAATGCGCGTTTGTTCGGCGTCAGTGCGTTCTTCGCGCGGCTTGGCCTCCTGAAGGTCGGCTAAATTTTTCGCGAGCAACTGACTGGAGTGCTGATACATTTTTCCGGTGAACTCCATCCACGCATTGGTGGGCGCGCCCAGCATCGAGAGGTGCATCATTTGGATGGCGTCGTTGGCGGAGAGCGATTCGTGAAATTTCCGTGCGAGTGCCTCGGGCGATTTGTGCGGATTCACCGGCGCGGTTAGGGAATTGGCCTTCCCACCTTTGGGGGGGGCGGGCTTGGGAGGAGTGGAGTCGCCGCAGGCGGCGGCCAGCAGCAACGCGCCGCACAGCGCGATGGGATAAAAAATAATCCTATTCATTTTCTGGATTGAGTTTCTTTTTTAATGCCCCCACCCACACGAGGACATCTTCATTGTCGTAGCCCTCAATGCGGTGGAGCACTGTGCCGTCGGCATTGAGTAACAGGAAGGTGGGAAACCCCTGGACGGCGTATTTGTGAACGAGCAATTTATTGGCGTCGGCCTGCGCCTTGGGCGGGGAGGTGTGACGCGGGAAATTGGCGCGCACGAGCACGAGCTTTTGGGCGGCCCAATCGCGAAACCCCGGTTGCGTCAGCACGCGGTCGTGCAGCGCGATGCAGGAAGGGTTCCAGTCCGAGCCGGTGAATTCGAGCAGCACACGCTTGCCCTCAGCGCGGGCCTGCTTGAGGGCGGCGGGGAGGTCGGTGCCCCAATCCTTCTCGGTGGCGGCCTCGGCGGTGAGGTCGATGAAGCGCAGTTCTTCGGCGACGCGCCAGCGTTGCCCGGGCAGTTTGGCGCAGTTGGAAAGCTGTAGCCGATAGCTCTTGCCGCCGGCGCTGAACATCAGGTCCACCCGCGCCTCGGGCAGGATGAGATCGGTTTGCGGGTTTATGGAAAGCACCACGGCAGGCTTGCCCGCTTGGGCCCAATCCAGCGGAGCGTTGGTGGTGGTGTGGTGATGAAAAAACGTTAATTGCGATTTGCTTAATTCGCTGACGAGCGTTTGCATCGCGGGCCATTCGGTGGCGAACGCGGTTTTGGGGTTGGCCAGAAACGCCTTGGACAGACGTAGCGTGTCAAGTTGCAGCGCGTTGCGTTTGTCCACCGGGATGGCTTCGAGCCGGGCGATGTATTGGCGCGCTTCCTTTGCACGCACGGTGCGCAGGGCGGTTTCCAGTTCGGGTGCGGTCAGGCCGGCGACGGTGAGGGCTTGAAACTTCGCGGCATCACCTTGCTTAAACGCGTCGAAGACTTGTTGGCCGAGTTGTTGAAGTGCCTTTTCGTCAGCGGAAGGCAATGGCGAGGCCGGCTTGGGAGACGCGGGTTCTGGGGGAGGTGCCGAGGGGGTTTGTTTGCGTCCACACCCCGCCATCACCAACAGAGTGGCGAGCAGCGGCAACATCGTGTGGGCCCAAATCGGGTGCACTGGGAAAAGCTACGGTGCCGGGCCGGGGTTGTCGACTGTGATTCATCCACCACTAATCCACCGCCGAGAGCCGTAATGTGAATTCCAGTCCGCCCCCGTTGCGGATGCGGCAGCGGACGGTGCCGCCGCACGATTCCACCGTGCTTTTTACGATGGCCAAGCCGAGGCCGGTGCCGCCGGTGTCGGGCGATCGGGAAATTTCCGGCCGGTAAAACGGGTCGAATAGTTGGGGGAGATTTTCGGCGGATACGCCCGGGCCACGATCGGCGAATGTGAGTTCGACGGCGTCACCTTGCCGCTGTGCCCGCACCTCCAGCGTGCCGCCGGTTTGGGCGTATTGTTCGGCATTGCGGGCGAGATTGCCCAGCGCGCGGGCGAGGCGGTCGGGTGCGGCGTTCACGTGCATCGCTTCGGGCACGTCGATGTGGTGCGATAGTCCGGGGGCTTCGCGGCACAGGGCTTGTTCCACACAATCTCGCAGCGGCACGGGCTCCAGCCGAGGCTCAGTGTGCGCGCCGGTGCGGGTGAAAAACAAAAGCTCATCCACCAGCGCGGCCATTTGTTCTACCTCTTCCTGTAGATCGGTGAGTTCTTCCTGTTGCTCCGGCGAGGCGGTTTGGGCGAGCACGCAGAGGGCCATTTGCACTCGAGCCAGTGGCGCGCATAATTCGTGAGCCACGTCGCCGAG includes:
- a CDS encoding DUF3108 domain-containing protein encodes the protein MKRGALIGIIVFSSAGCLWLLLAWLSITESTYRQPAISRAEAKAVAAPQGIYQPEHFTDGEMSAYKIRLENGFLVLPAGKVTFAVRKLDRNGMALWEFTLKGGAIGGLIHYDATSIVNASFTHSREYHTVQSDLSSRKVDLAFDEKNRVCKRTLDGHPDGQVVTEMETLDPLSIIFKFREMNLAAASKFSSAVSDGKATFPVTVNVVGKQAIKIGGQAYHTILVEPDLGNFRGIFKKNPNAKLQIWLSDDAHRIPLRIKTKIKHGTFIAELEKYQRPRQPNSPSAVATTSRLIKLIISGAVFIFLVGFFLRRN
- a CDS encoding 3-deoxy-7-phosphoheptulonate synthase class II — its product is MNHTATHWTPASWRAQPIQQQPPWPNAGALQAALDEVRALPPLVNHGEVDALRAHLAEAARGKAFLLQGGDCAERFADCTKSAIEAKLKILLQMSLVLTWGARIPIIRVGRMAGQFAKPRSSDTETVDGIEMPSYRGDNVNAITPDLAARRPDPKRLVKAYHLSAATLNYARALVDGGFADLHHPQHWDLGFVRSQSHRAEYEDMVERIRDAIDFLESTGVRGTGALRTVELFSSHEGLLLDYEEALTEKVGDRHYNLGAHFLWIGDRTRNLGDAHLEYFRGIENPIGIKVGKQMQPNELVEIINAVEPANRPGRITLISRIGAADVREALPPLIAAVREAGQKVAWSCDPMHGNTTTTESGLKTRDYDCILAELEAAFELHAADGGQLAGVHFELTGEDVTECTGGPQELSEADLSRSYETYCDPRLNYAQSLELALRIAQRLQSRRTAGTATPNR
- a CDS encoding thioredoxin family protein, whose product is MHPIWAHTMLPLLATLLVMAGCGRKQTPSAPPPEPASPKPASPLPSADEKALQQLGQQVFDAFKQGDAAKFQALTVAGLTAPELETALRTVRAKEARQYIARLEAIPVDKRNALQLDTLRLSKAFLANPKTAFATEWPAMQTLVSELSKSQLTFFHHHTTTNAPLDWAQAGKPAVVLSINPQTDLILPEARVDLMFSAGGKSYRLQLSNCAKLPGQRWRVAEELRFIDLTAEAATEKDWGTDLPAALKQARAEGKRVLLEFTGSDWNPSCIALHDRVLTQPGFRDWAAQKLVLVRANFPRHTSPPKAQADANKLLVHKYAVQGFPTFLLLNADGTVLHRIEGYDNEDVLVWVGALKKKLNPENE